One genomic region from Devosia neptuniae encodes:
- a CDS encoding ABC transporter ATP-binding protein, whose protein sequence is MLDQVEHKLEARLAQKGGPHLRVEKLSKSFGDTRAVDAVELSIAKGEFVTLLGDSGCGKTTLLRMIAGFTSPDTGRIWRQDADVTHMPPADRRMGFVFQSYALFPTKTAAQNIAFAPRMAGKRRAEVAQRVEQLATLVEIDRLLDRYPHELSGGQQQRVALARALAAEPEILLLDEPMSALDARIRAKLRSELRGLVDRLGMTALYVTHDQEEALALSDRVAVMRAGRIEQVGTPGEIYHRPRSRFVAEFIGTSNLMTGTVETGGLRINDLLWPVSVDGAKIGDLVTVLVRPEHLAIEPGGQSGSIAGTVVSATFLGPTRRLTIRCDDGLHILVEEHRRPPPETGPGTVGFMCAPIMPMSCR, encoded by the coding sequence ATGCTCGATCAAGTCGAACACAAGCTCGAAGCGCGGCTCGCCCAAAAGGGTGGGCCGCATCTTCGCGTCGAAAAACTCAGCAAGAGTTTTGGCGACACGCGCGCTGTCGATGCCGTTGAGCTCAGCATCGCCAAGGGCGAGTTCGTGACGTTGTTGGGCGATTCCGGCTGCGGCAAGACCACACTGCTCCGCATGATTGCCGGCTTCACATCGCCCGATACTGGCCGCATCTGGCGACAGGACGCCGATGTAACCCATATGCCGCCGGCGGACCGGCGTATGGGCTTCGTATTCCAGTCCTATGCGCTGTTTCCCACCAAGACCGCCGCGCAAAACATCGCCTTCGCCCCGCGCATGGCGGGTAAACGCCGCGCTGAAGTAGCGCAACGCGTGGAGCAATTGGCGACATTGGTCGAGATCGATCGTCTGCTCGACCGCTACCCGCATGAACTAAGTGGCGGCCAGCAGCAGCGCGTCGCTTTGGCGCGGGCGCTGGCTGCGGAACCGGAAATCCTGCTGCTCGACGAACCCATGTCGGCGCTCGATGCGCGTATCCGCGCCAAGCTGCGCAGTGAGTTGCGGGGATTGGTGGATCGACTGGGCATGACGGCACTCTATGTGACGCACGATCAGGAAGAGGCACTGGCGCTGTCCGACCGCGTCGCGGTGATGCGGGCAGGGCGCATCGAGCAGGTCGGCACACCGGGCGAGATCTACCACCGGCCGCGCTCGCGCTTTGTCGCCGAATTTATCGGAACATCGAATCTGATGACTGGCACGGTCGAGACCGGAGGCCTGCGTATCAATGACTTGCTCTGGCCGGTGAGTGTCGACGGCGCTAAAATCGGAGATCTGGTCACGGTCCTGGTACGTCCCGAGCACCTAGCCATCGAACCCGGTGGCCAGTCTGGCTCCATCGCCGGCACGGTCGTCTCCGCCACCTTCCTCGGCCCGACCCGGCGCCTTACTATCCGCTGCGACGATGGCTTGCATATCCTAGTCGAGGAACATCGACGGCCACCGCCGGAAACCGGGCCAGGGACGGTCGGGTTCATGTGCGCCCCGATTATGCCCATGTCGTGCCGCTAG
- a CDS encoding extracellular solute-binding protein, whose amino-acid sequence MRPVLFTTAAAIGLLLAASAQAKDLVVYDASEDVGAALSAAFSAAHPEIKLQVVSGSTGPITERAIAEMGNPQADVVYLVNNVALEQLKNAGVFEPYAPAGTDIRDEFRDPDDFYTRYFATTMCMVINRDRLADKGLPMPATWEDLIKPAYKNEIAMPSPMQSGTGTTILATFVDAFGWPFVENLHENVYQYSDGGSGGAQLAGTGEVTIGLSYDTTCYATQSSGRPVDVVFGRITPNTSEGGGLVAGAQHPEEAKVFLDWLASKGAAEILGDLVGATAVPGYGLVNLDEVTTWNMRRPVDIEAFRRQWAEKFVNN is encoded by the coding sequence ATGCGTCCAGTTCTTTTCACCACAGCCGCAGCCATCGGCTTGCTGCTCGCCGCAAGTGCCCAGGCCAAGGACCTGGTGGTCTATGATGCGTCTGAAGACGTCGGCGCAGCGCTGAGCGCTGCTTTCAGCGCCGCTCATCCCGAAATCAAGCTTCAGGTCGTATCCGGCTCCACCGGCCCAATCACCGAGCGCGCTATTGCAGAGATGGGCAATCCGCAGGCCGACGTAGTCTATCTGGTCAACAACGTCGCGCTTGAGCAGCTCAAGAATGCCGGAGTGTTCGAACCCTATGCCCCGGCCGGCACCGACATACGTGATGAATTCCGCGACCCGGACGACTTCTACACCCGCTACTTCGCTACCACTATGTGCATGGTGATCAACCGTGATCGCCTGGCCGACAAGGGGCTGCCCATGCCCGCCACCTGGGAAGACCTGATCAAGCCAGCTTACAAGAACGAAATCGCTATGCCCTCGCCGATGCAGTCCGGTACCGGCACCACCATTCTCGCGACCTTCGTTGATGCCTTTGGTTGGCCCTTCGTAGAGAACCTGCACGAAAACGTCTATCAGTATTCGGATGGGGGGTCGGGCGGCGCGCAGCTCGCCGGAACGGGCGAAGTCACAATTGGCCTCTCCTACGACACCACCTGTTATGCCACCCAGTCTTCGGGTCGCCCGGTTGACGTGGTTTTCGGCCGCATCACCCCTAACACCAGCGAGGGTGGCGGCCTGGTTGCCGGCGCGCAGCATCCGGAAGAGGCGAAGGTCTTCCTTGATTGGCTGGCCAGCAAGGGCGCTGCCGAAATCCTCGGCGACCTGGTTGGCGCCACCGCCGTCCCGGGCTATGGCCTCGTCAATCTCGACGAAGTCACCACCTGGAACATGCGCCGCCCGGTCGATATCGAGGCATTCCGCCGCCAGTGGGCCGAAAAGTTCGTCAACAACTGA
- a CDS encoding aminotransferase class III-fold pyridoxal phosphate-dependent enzyme, whose protein sequence is MIERDVPGTASAALVDRDAAVFFHQDGSSPCLAALRHVSGSWIEDMDGRRYLDLHGNTAHHIGHAHPELVAALKAQLDELTFSPRRYANEPATELAELLTAQWPDGRAKVLFTTGGSDAIELAMKLARVVTGRSATVSLEGCYHGHGLGAFGLSRAEPDRRLGSFLPDRVHVRSYWKYGAAAMIEDIERALRETPGGVAAIIAEPIRSNCHVPSLELWPEVRRLCDAAGTLLIFDEIPSGLGKTGLFFAFEHFGARPDMVVLGKALGGGILPIAAVLADARFDIAPELALGHYTHEKNPLTTRAALTGLRIILRDQLPARAARLEQVVRERVAELARSMPAIRSVRGKGLLLAIELDQQALAGVTEATLLQALLDHGISTTTKGRDALGFSPPMTISDDELVTALNSIAIAVRSVV, encoded by the coding sequence ATGATCGAACGTGATGTGCCCGGCACCGCCAGTGCCGCCCTCGTTGACCGCGACGCCGCCGTGTTTTTTCATCAAGACGGGTCGAGCCCCTGTCTGGCTGCACTCCGACATGTGTCGGGCAGCTGGATCGAGGATATGGATGGCCGGCGCTATCTCGACCTCCACGGCAATACCGCCCACCATATCGGCCACGCGCATCCGGAACTGGTTGCCGCGCTCAAGGCGCAACTCGACGAGTTGACCTTCTCGCCGCGCCGTTATGCCAACGAGCCGGCGACCGAACTCGCGGAACTGTTGACGGCGCAATGGCCCGACGGACGGGCCAAGGTTCTGTTCACCACCGGCGGATCTGATGCCATCGAATTGGCGATGAAATTGGCGCGGGTAGTGACGGGGCGCAGCGCGACAGTCTCGCTCGAGGGCTGCTATCACGGCCACGGCCTAGGCGCCTTTGGCCTATCGCGTGCTGAACCGGACAGGCGTCTGGGAAGTTTCCTGCCAGACCGTGTGCATGTCCGCTCCTATTGGAAGTACGGCGCGGCGGCGATGATTGAGGATATTGAGCGGGCGCTGCGCGAGACGCCGGGCGGCGTCGCCGCGATAATCGCCGAACCGATACGGTCCAATTGCCACGTCCCTTCCCTCGAGCTATGGCCCGAGGTTCGACGGCTCTGCGACGCCGCCGGCACGCTGCTGATCTTTGACGAGATTCCGTCGGGTCTGGGCAAGACCGGCCTCTTCTTCGCCTTCGAGCATTTTGGTGCACGGCCCGATATGGTCGTGCTGGGCAAGGCGCTGGGCGGTGGCATATTGCCTATCGCTGCTGTGCTCGCCGACGCCCGTTTCGACATCGCCCCTGAGTTGGCTCTGGGCCATTATACGCACGAGAAAAATCCGCTCACCACACGGGCAGCGCTAACCGGCCTTCGCATCATCCTGCGCGACCAGTTGCCGGCACGTGCGGCACGGCTGGAGCAGGTTGTCCGCGAACGCGTCGCGGAACTGGCCCGGAGTATGCCGGCGATCCGTTCGGTGCGTGGGAAGGGTTTACTCCTTGCCATCGAACTCGACCAGCAGGCTCTGGCTGGCGTTACTGAAGCTACGCTGCTGCAGGCGTTGCTCGACCACGGCATCTCCACCACCACCAAGGGTAGGGATGCGCTGGGCTTCTCACCGCCGATGACGATAAGCGACGATGAGCTTGTCACAGCCCTTAACAGCATCGCGATCGCAGTGAGGTCGGTGGTCTGA
- a CDS encoding ABC transporter permease, which yields MSSIIRRLPGIVAASLVSLLLLVFIVVPVGLVLIKSFDNSGPLPHWRLAAITQEALDLLPEADRTASIERWVRESTLSERVKATAVAYELAGFEPTWNTADPFEHQQVAIDTALAALPGAERQAVDVAFPIAHIMLHKRIALAFAVRDKLSTDDFGRLRAATDERYGLANYVAVIADSYLRKAAVNSVTLALISVLTTVSIAYAIVYGLNRGGIANPTLTRNILLLPLVAPPILVATATTMLFGRRGLVTYTLFEQTLGISSADTFNVYGPLGIVIAQTLSFLPTTLIVLDNAMRRQDGRLEEAALMLGAGRLALFRNITLPLSWPGLKRAVVLVFIQSLTDFGNPMILGRDTPVLAGVIYNEITGFQNTPLASAICLWLIVPSLLLYLALEQFGRRKRYVSNDAGTPAEHKQPLAVRVGLTGLAGFFCVLIVAIYLVMTLGSVTRIWGVDWTFTLAYFSPEGLGAGMEGTGYGSRDGGLGEVWNSVRVAAIAAPIGGLLALAIGYVAERLKPPLGDIIGFQALIPAILPGIIFGVGYIIAFNAPFGIKQLSLTGTEAIIVINIMFGNLYVGVLAARAALQRIDQSVDEAAESLGAGMIRRFWEVTLPMLRIAALLGVLYVFIDGLTTLSSIIFLVSGSTDLASVAIFNAASSSNYGYAAAKSVGLLVVSALAMAIVVWVERSTRRAQGLGSGSKQQQQLSVVGAGATF from the coding sequence GTGAGCTCTATCATCCGCAGACTGCCCGGCATTGTCGCCGCATCGCTGGTGTCGCTGCTGCTGCTTGTCTTCATCGTCGTGCCGGTTGGCCTGGTGCTGATCAAGAGTTTCGACAATAGCGGGCCGCTGCCGCACTGGCGTCTCGCTGCGATTACCCAGGAGGCGTTGGACCTGTTGCCCGAGGCCGACCGTACGGCTTCGATCGAGCGGTGGGTGAGGGAGTCCACGCTGTCCGAACGGGTCAAGGCGACCGCGGTGGCCTATGAGCTGGCCGGGTTCGAGCCCACCTGGAACACAGCTGATCCTTTCGAGCACCAACAGGTGGCCATCGATACTGCGTTAGCAGCGCTGCCTGGGGCCGAACGGCAGGCTGTAGACGTGGCCTTCCCCATAGCACACATCATGCTGCACAAGCGGATCGCGCTGGCTTTTGCCGTGCGCGACAAGCTCTCGACGGACGATTTCGGCCGGCTCCGCGCCGCCACCGACGAGCGCTACGGGCTTGCCAATTACGTGGCCGTCATCGCCGACTCCTACCTGCGCAAGGCCGCGGTCAACAGCGTCACGCTGGCACTGATCTCGGTCCTAACCACTGTCAGCATCGCATATGCCATCGTCTATGGTCTTAATCGCGGTGGCATCGCCAATCCGACGCTGACGCGCAATATCCTGCTGCTGCCGCTGGTGGCGCCGCCCATCCTGGTGGCGACGGCGACTACCATGCTGTTCGGCCGGCGCGGCCTCGTCACCTATACGCTGTTCGAGCAGACACTGGGTATCAGCAGTGCCGATACGTTCAATGTCTATGGGCCACTGGGTATCGTCATTGCGCAGACCCTGTCCTTCCTGCCCACCACGCTGATCGTGCTCGATAATGCCATGCGCCGGCAGGACGGGCGGCTGGAGGAAGCAGCGCTGATGCTGGGGGCAGGGCGCTTGGCGCTGTTCCGCAACATCACCCTGCCACTGAGCTGGCCCGGGCTGAAACGCGCCGTGGTGCTGGTGTTCATCCAGAGCCTCACCGATTTCGGCAATCCCATGATCCTGGGTCGCGATACGCCCGTATTGGCCGGCGTGATTTACAACGAGATCACCGGCTTCCAGAACACGCCGCTGGCCTCGGCTATCTGCCTGTGGCTGATCGTGCCGTCGCTGCTGCTCTACTTGGCGCTCGAGCAGTTCGGGCGGCGCAAACGCTATGTCAGCAACGATGCGGGCACGCCGGCCGAACACAAGCAACCGCTTGCCGTCCGCGTTGGGTTGACGGGATTGGCCGGGTTCTTCTGCGTGCTGATCGTCGCTATCTATCTTGTCATGACCCTGGGGTCGGTAACTCGCATCTGGGGCGTCGACTGGACCTTTACGCTAGCCTATTTCAGTCCTGAGGGTCTCGGCGCCGGCATGGAGGGAACCGGCTATGGCTCGCGCGACGGGGGCCTCGGCGAGGTCTGGAACAGTGTCCGGGTCGCGGCCATCGCGGCGCCGATCGGTGGTCTCCTGGCGCTTGCGATCGGCTATGTCGCCGAACGGCTGAAGCCACCGCTGGGTGACATCATCGGGTTCCAGGCGCTGATCCCGGCTATCCTGCCCGGTATCATCTTCGGCGTCGGCTATATCATCGCCTTCAACGCGCCCTTTGGCATTAAGCAATTGTCGCTGACGGGTACTGAGGCGATCATCGTCATCAACATCATGTTCGGTAATCTCTATGTCGGCGTGCTGGCAGCGCGGGCCGCGTTGCAGCGGATCGACCAGTCGGTGGACGAGGCGGCCGAAAGCCTGGGTGCGGGCATGATCCGCCGGTTTTGGGAGGTCACCCTTCCCATGCTCCGCATCGCGGCGCTGCTGGGCGTGCTCTATGTGTTCATTGACGGTTTGACCACGCTCTCTTCGATCATCTTCCTCGTCAGCGGCAGCACCGACCTTGCATCGGTCGCTATCTTCAATGCCGCCAGTTCGTCCAACTACGGCTACGCCGCTGCCAAAAGCGTTGGACTGCTGGTGGTTTCGGCCCTGGCCATGGCCATCGTCGTCTGGGTCGAGCGCAGCACGCGGCGGGCGCAGGGGCTGGGCAGCGGATCAAAGCAACAGCAGCAATTGAGCGTCGTTGGCGCAGGAGCCACTTTCTGA